In Streptomyces qaidamensis, one DNA window encodes the following:
- the rlmN gene encoding 23S rRNA (adenine(2503)-C(2))-methyltransferase RlmN has product MPAPGELTFVAPRGAKKPPRHLADLTPAERKEAVAAVGEKPFRAKQLSQHYFARYAHDPEQWTDIPAGARGRLQEALLPELMTVVRHLSTDQGTTRKTLWRLFDGTLVESVLMRYPDRVTMCISSQAGCGMNCPFCATGQAGLDRNLSTAEIVHQIVDGMRALRDGEVPGGPARLSNIVFMGMGEPLANYNRVIGSIRRLTDPEPDGLGLSQRGITVSTVGLVPAVHRFADEGFKCRLAISLHAPDDELRDTLVPVNTRWKVREVLDAGFEYSAKSGRRLSIEYALIRDINDQAWRGDRLGRLLKGKPVHVNLIPLNPTPGSKWTASRPEDEKAFVEAIAAHGVPVTIRDTRGQEIDGACGQLAATER; this is encoded by the coding sequence ATGCCTGCACCCGGAGAACTCACTTTCGTAGCCCCCCGCGGAGCCAAGAAGCCGCCGCGGCATCTCGCCGATCTCACTCCTGCCGAGCGCAAGGAGGCCGTTGCCGCTGTCGGGGAGAAGCCGTTTCGTGCCAAGCAGCTCTCGCAGCACTACTTCGCGCGGTACGCGCATGATCCGGAGCAGTGGACCGATATTCCGGCCGGTGCCCGGGGGCGGCTGCAGGAGGCGCTGCTGCCCGAGCTGATGACCGTCGTGCGGCATCTGTCGACCGACCAGGGCACCACCCGCAAGACGCTGTGGCGGCTGTTCGACGGGACGCTCGTCGAGTCCGTGCTGATGCGCTACCCGGACCGGGTCACCATGTGCATCAGTTCCCAGGCCGGGTGCGGGATGAACTGCCCGTTCTGCGCGACCGGGCAGGCGGGTCTCGACCGGAATCTGTCCACCGCCGAGATCGTCCATCAGATCGTGGACGGCATGCGGGCGCTGCGCGACGGGGAGGTCCCCGGCGGTCCCGCGCGGCTCAGCAACATCGTCTTCATGGGCATGGGCGAGCCGCTCGCCAACTACAACCGGGTCATCGGATCCATCCGGCGGCTCACCGACCCCGAGCCCGACGGGCTGGGGCTCTCGCAGCGCGGCATCACCGTCTCGACGGTCGGGCTCGTCCCGGCCGTCCACCGGTTCGCCGACGAGGGCTTCAAGTGCCGCCTCGCCATCTCGCTGCACGCCCCCGACGACGAGCTGCGCGACACGCTCGTGCCGGTGAACACGCGCTGGAAGGTCCGGGAGGTGCTGGACGCCGGCTTCGAGTACAGCGCCAAGTCCGGGCGCCGGCTGTCCATCGAGTACGCCCTGATCCGGGACATCAACGACCAGGCCTGGCGGGGTGACCGGCTCGGGCGGCTGCTCAAGGGCAAGCCCGTGCACGTGAACCTGATCCCGCTGAACCCGACGCCCGGCTCCAAGTGGACCGCCTCCAGGCCCGAGGACGAGAAGGCGTTCGTGGAGGCGATCGCCGCTCATGGTGTGCCGGTGACGATCCGGGACACCCGTGGTCAGGAGATCGACGGGGCGTGTGGTCAGCTAGCGGCCACCGAACGGTAG
- a CDS encoding ABC transporter permease has translation MDLTRTEVAARKRSAAARFGLLAAPVAFFAVFFAYPVAAIVARGLKTDGTWHLGRIGEVLAQSDVRHVLWFTTWQALVSTVLTLIVALPGAYVFARFDFPGKQVLRAVVTVPFVLPTVVVGTAFLALVGRGGLLDELWGVRLDTTVWAILLAHVFFNYAVVVRTVGGLWAQLDPRQEEAARMLGASELRAWRQVTLPALAPAVAAAALMVFLFTFTSFGVVQILGGPTFSTLEVEIYRQTSEIFDLSTAAVLTMIQFVAVGAILAVHAWTVRRRETALRLVDASVTARRPRGAGQWALLGGVLVTVAVLLVLPLAVLVQRSLSAPGFGYYRALTREDGGVFLVPPIEAVGNSLSYAVAATLIAVVIGGLAAVALTRRDAGRFVRGFDALLMLPLGVSAVTVGFGFLISLDEPPLDLRSSWILVPLAQALVGVPFVVRTMLPVLRAVDVRLREAASVLGASPWRVWREVDLPMVRRALLIAAGFAFAVSLGEFGATVFIARPDNPTLPVAVARLLGRPGDLNYGQAMALSTILMVVCAVALLVLERLRTDRTGEF, from the coding sequence GTGGACCTCACTCGTACTGAAGTAGCCGCACGCAAGCGGAGCGCGGCGGCGCGGTTCGGTCTGCTGGCCGCGCCCGTCGCGTTCTTCGCGGTCTTCTTCGCCTACCCCGTCGCCGCGATCGTCGCGCGCGGCCTGAAAACCGACGGGACGTGGCACCTCGGGCGGATCGGGGAGGTGCTGGCGCAGTCCGACGTCCGGCACGTGCTGTGGTTCACCACCTGGCAGGCGCTGGTCTCCACGGTGCTCACGCTGATCGTCGCGCTTCCCGGCGCGTACGTCTTCGCGCGTTTCGACTTCCCGGGCAAGCAAGTCCTGCGGGCGGTCGTGACCGTGCCGTTCGTGCTGCCGACGGTCGTCGTCGGTACGGCGTTCCTGGCGCTGGTCGGGCGGGGCGGGCTGCTCGACGAACTGTGGGGCGTACGCCTGGACACCACCGTGTGGGCGATCCTGCTCGCGCACGTCTTCTTCAACTACGCGGTCGTCGTCCGGACGGTCGGCGGGCTCTGGGCACAGCTCGACCCGCGGCAGGAGGAGGCCGCTCGGATGCTCGGGGCGTCTGAGCTGAGGGCCTGGCGGCAGGTGACGCTCCCCGCCCTCGCCCCGGCCGTGGCCGCCGCGGCGCTCATGGTCTTCCTGTTCACCTTCACCTCCTTCGGCGTCGTGCAGATCCTCGGCGGGCCCACCTTCTCCACCCTGGAGGTGGAGATCTACCGGCAGACGTCCGAGATCTTCGACCTGTCCACCGCCGCCGTACTGACCATGATCCAGTTCGTGGCGGTGGGGGCGATTCTCGCGGTGCACGCCTGGACCGTGCGGCGGCGGGAGACCGCGCTGCGACTGGTGGACGCGTCCGTGACCGCGCGCCGGCCGCGCGGCGCAGGGCAGTGGGCGCTGCTGGGCGGGGTGCTCGTCACCGTCGCCGTGCTGCTCGTGCTGCCGCTCGCCGTGCTGGTGCAGCGGTCCCTGAGCGCCCCGGGCTTCGGCTACTACCGGGCGCTGACCAGAGAGGACGGCGGAGTCTTCCTGGTCCCGCCGATCGAGGCGGTCGGCAACTCCCTGTCGTACGCCGTCGCCGCCACGCTCATCGCCGTGGTGATCGGCGGTCTCGCCGCGGTCGCGCTCACCCGTCGGGACGCCGGGCGGTTCGTGCGCGGCTTCGACGCGCTGCTGATGCTGCCGCTCGGGGTGTCCGCGGTGACCGTCGGCTTCGGGTTCCTGATCTCCCTCGACGAGCCGCCGCTGGACCTCAGGTCCTCCTGGATCCTGGTACCGCTCGCGCAGGCCCTGGTCGGGGTGCCGTTCGTCGTGCGGACCATGTTGCCCGTGCTGCGGGCGGTGGACGTCCGGCTGCGGGAAGCGGCCTCGGTGCTGGGGGCCTCGCCCTGGCGGGTGTGGCGGGAGGTGGACCTGCCGATGGTACGGCGGGCGCTGCTGATCGCGGCCGGGTTCGCCTTCGCCGTGTCCCTCGGGGAGTTCGGCGCGACGGTGTTCATCGCACGGCCCGACAACCCGACGCTGCCGGTGGCCGTGGCCCGGCTGCTGGGGCGACCCGGTGACCTCAACTACGGCCAGGCGATGGCCCTTTCGACGATTCTGATGGTGGTGTGCGCCGTGGCCCTGCTGGTGCTGGAGAGGCTTCGCACGGACCGGACGGGGGAGTTCTGA
- a CDS encoding thiamine ABC transporter substrate-binding protein yields MAGTLAACGSSDGGQGSGDSKTVTLVSHDSWAASEDVIAAFEKQSGYKVQVLKDGDAGQAVNKAILTKDNPQGDVLFGVDNTLLSRALDNGLFQPYEAKGSEQIETGYRVDQDKHRVTPIDTGDICVNYDKKYFADHELEPPKSFDDLVEPQYKNLLVTENASASSPGLGFLLGTAAKYGDDGWEGYWKKLKANGVKVVDGWEQAYNEEFSGSAGGKKAKGDRPLVVSYASSPPAEVVFADPKPGTAPTGVAEGTCFRQVEYAGLLSNAENTKGGKALLDFLISKRFQEDMPMNMFVYPVTEGAQVPPEFVKYGPQAKDPETMDPAKIAEHRDQWVKSWTSLVLK; encoded by the coding sequence ATGGCCGGCACGCTCGCCGCGTGCGGGTCGTCCGACGGCGGCCAGGGGTCCGGCGACTCCAAGACCGTGACGCTCGTCAGCCACGACTCGTGGGCGGCGTCCGAGGACGTCATCGCGGCCTTCGAGAAGCAGTCCGGGTACAAGGTCCAGGTCCTCAAGGACGGCGACGCCGGGCAGGCCGTGAACAAGGCCATCCTGACCAAGGACAACCCGCAGGGCGACGTCCTCTTCGGCGTCGACAACACCCTGCTGTCCCGCGCCCTCGACAACGGCCTCTTCCAGCCGTACGAGGCGAAGGGGTCGGAGCAGATCGAGACGGGGTACCGCGTCGACCAGGACAAGCACCGCGTCACGCCCATCGACACCGGCGACATCTGCGTCAACTACGACAAGAAGTACTTCGCCGACCACGAGCTGGAGCCGCCGAAGAGCTTCGACGACCTGGTCGAGCCGCAGTACAAGAACCTGCTCGTGACCGAGAACGCCTCCGCCTCCTCGCCCGGCCTCGGCTTCCTGCTCGGCACCGCCGCCAAGTACGGCGACGACGGCTGGGAGGGGTACTGGAAGAAGCTCAAGGCCAACGGTGTGAAGGTCGTCGACGGCTGGGAGCAGGCCTACAACGAGGAGTTCTCCGGCTCGGCCGGCGGCAAGAAGGCCAAGGGCGACCGGCCGCTCGTGGTGTCCTACGCCTCCTCGCCGCCCGCCGAGGTCGTCTTCGCCGACCCGAAGCCGGGCACGGCCCCGACCGGGGTCGCCGAGGGCACCTGCTTCCGGCAGGTCGAGTACGCCGGACTGCTCAGCAACGCCGAGAACACCAAGGGCGGCAAGGCCCTCCTCGACTTCCTCATCAGCAAGAGGTTCCAGGAGGACATGCCGATGAACATGTTCGTGTACCCGGTGACCGAGGGCGCCCAGGTGCCGCCGGAGTTCGTGAAGTACGGGCCGCAGGCGAAGGACCCGGAGACCATGGACCCGGCGAAGATCGCCGAACACCGTGACCAGTGGGTCAAGTCGTGGACCTCACTCGTACTGAAGTAG